A stretch of the Elephas maximus indicus isolate mEleMax1 chromosome 3, mEleMax1 primary haplotype, whole genome shotgun sequence genome encodes the following:
- the LOC126070897 gene encoding olfactory receptor 7G2-like, translating into MEPRNQTGVSEFLLLALTEDPKVQPLLFSLFLSTYLVTVLGNLLIILAVSSDPHLHTPMYFFLSNLSFTDICFSTTTIPKMLVNLQAQNQSIPYAGCLTQVCFVLIFGSLESFLLSVMAYDRYVAICHPLRYTAIINPHFCGLLSLVSLLVSIVDALLHSLMLLRLSFCTDLEIPYFFCEVFQVIKVACSETLVNNIILYFAASILGVLPFSGIIFSYIQIVSSILRIPSAGGKHKAFSTCGSHLTVVCLFYGTAFGAYMSTTFTHSSRKTAVASMMYTMVTPMMNPFTYSLRNRDMKGALRRIIRCTPAFQ; encoded by the coding sequence ATGGAACCTAGAAACCAAACAGGAGTTTCAGAattccttctcctggcactgaCAGAGGATCCCAAAGTGCAGCCTCTCCTTTTTAGCCTGTTTTTGTCCACGTATCTGGTCACTGTCCTGGgaaacctgctcatcatcctggccgtcagctctgacccccacctccacacccccatgtacttctttctttccaatctctcctttactgacatctgtttcagcaccACCACGATtccaaagatgctggtgaacctcCAAGCACAGAATCAGAGCATCCCTTACGCAGGATGCCTCACCCAGGTCTGCTTTGTCCTGATTTTTGGTAGTTTGGAAAGTTTTCTCCTTTcggtaatggcctatgaccgctatgtggccatttgtcacccaCTGAGATACACAGCTATCATAAATCCCCACTTCTGCGGCCTGCTGAGCCTAGTCTCCTTGCTCGTTAGCATTGTGGATGCCCTGCTCCACAGTCTGATGTTGTTGCGACTGTCCTTCTGCACAGACCTGGAAATTCCTTACTTCTTCTGTGAAGTTTTTCAGGTCATCAAAGTTGCCTGTTCTGAAACCCTCGTCAATAACATCATCTTATATTTTGCAGCTAGCATACTGGGTgttcttcctttctctggaatcattttctcttATATTCAAATTGTATCTTCCATTCTGAGAATACCTTCAGCAGGTGGAAAGCATAAAGCTTTTTctacctgtgggtctcaccttACAGTTGTTTGCTTATTCTATGGGACAGCTTTTGGTGCGTATATGAGTACAACATTTACACACTCTTCCAGGAAGACTGCAGTAGCTTCAATGATGTACACTATGGTAACTCCCATGATGAATCCCTTCACCTACAGCCTGAGAAACAGAGACATGAAGGGAGCCTTGAGGAGAATCATCAGGTGCACACCTGCTTTTCAGTGA